A single Phalacrocorax aristotelis chromosome 18, bGulAri2.1, whole genome shotgun sequence DNA region contains:
- the TRIM50 gene encoding E3 ubiquitin-protein ligase TRIM50 — translation MARRMSIDELEDQLLCPICLEVFKEPLMLQCGHSYCKSCVVSLSGELDGQFLCPVCRQTVDCSASPPNVTLARVIEALQSRGEADPTPESCPMHHNPLSLFCEADQEVICGLCGTIGNHRQHKITPISTAYCRMKEELSVLLTDVHQYKRNLDEHFSKLINNKSRIANEADVFKWVIRKEFQELHRYIDEEKATFLESIEGKAAQLITSIESQVKQTSDALQRLKEMQSSLEALSNESQLDFIRKYGSSQFRSELPSLHPGDGIFSPVSFKPCFHQDDIKMTVWKRLHRRVLPAPETLKLDPVTAHPLLELFKGDTVVQCGLYQRRDSNPKRFNSSNCILTCKGFSCGQHYWEVIVGTRNHWRVGIIKGTVSRKGKLSKSPENGVWLIGLKEGKVYEAFSTPRAVLPLTTRPQRIGIYLHYEKGELTFYNADNPDELSPIYTFQAEFQGQLYPIVDLCWPERGPYSPPIILPTPAASRHPTAPYNHPAPEEATKP, via the exons ATGGCTCGGAGGATGAGCATCGACGAGCTGGAGGACCAGCTCCTCTGTCCCATCTGCTTGGAGGTCTTCAAGGAGCCCCTGATGCTGCAGTGTGGGCATTCGTACTGCAAGTCCTGCGTGGTGTCACTCTCCGGAGAGCTGGACGGGCAGTTCCTGTGCCCTGTGTGCCGCCAAACCGTGGACTGCAGCGCCTCGCCGCCCAACGTCACGCTGGCCCGTGTCATTGAGGCGCTGCAGAGCCGGGGCGAGGCAGACCCCACCCCAGAGTCCTGCCCAATGCACCACAaccccctcagcctcttctgtgAGGCCGACCAAGAGGTGATCTGTGGGCTGTGTGGCACCATCGGCAACCACCGCCAGCACAAGATCACCCCCATCTCTACTGCGTACTGCCGGATGAAG GAGGAGCTGTCTGTGCTGCTGACTGATGTCCACCAGTACAAGAGGAACCTGGATGAACACTTCAGCAAGCTCATCAACAACAAAAGCCGCATCGCA aATGAGGCAGATGTCTTCAAGTGGGTGATCCGGAAGGAGTTCCAGGAGCTGCACAGGTACATCGATGAGGAGAAGGCCACCTTCCTGGAGAGCATCGAGGGGAAGGCAGCCCAGCTCATCACCTCCATTGAGTCCCAGGTCAAGCAGACATCAGACGCCCTGCAGAGGCTTAAGGAGATGCAGAGCTCTCTGGAGGCACTCAGCAACGAAAGCCAGCTTGATTTCATCCGG AAATACGGCTCCTCCCAGTTCAG GTCAGAGCTCCCCAGCCTGCACCCTGGCGATGGCATCTTTAGCCCCGTGTCCTTCAAGCCATGTTTCCACCAAGACGACATCAAGATGACTGTGTGGAAGCGCCTGCACCGCCGTGTCCTGCCAG CTCCAGAGACGCTGAAGCTGGACCCAGTGACGGCACATCCCCTGCTGGAGCTCTTCAAGGGCGACACAGTGGTGCAGTGCGGGCTCTACCAGCGCCGGGACAGCAACCCCAAGCGTTTCAACTCCAGCAACTGCATCCTCACCTGCAAGGGCTTCTCCTGTGGCCAGCACTACTGGGAGGTGATTGTGGGCACCAGGAACCACTGGCGCGTGGGCATCATCAAGGGCACAGTCAGCCGCAAAGGGAAGCTCAGCAAGTCTCCCGAGAACGGCGTGTGGCTCATTGGCCTGAAGGAAGGGAAGGTCTACGAGGCCTTCAGCACCCCGCGGGCCGTGCTGCCGCTGACCACCCGGCCCCAGCGCATTGGCATTTACCTACACTACGAGAAGGGCGAGCTGACCTTCTACAACGCTGACAACCCCGACGAGCTCAGCCCCATCTACACCTTCCAGGCGGAGTTCCAGGGCCAGCTCTACCCCATCGTGGACCTGTGCTGGCCGGAGCGAGGGCCCTACTCCCCCCCCATCATCCTGCCCACGCCTGCTGCAAGCCGGCACCCGACGGCGCCGTACAACCACCCTGCCCCGGAGGAGGCCACCAAGCCGTAG
- the FKBP6 gene encoding inactive peptidyl-prolyl cis-trans isomerase FKBP6 isoform X1, translating to MAGRGGARARPRPRPGPGRGWRLAGEAPALVPVPVASPSPFQCLERARGLRDLSGDGGVRKEELRPGRGPVVPPAASVAVKYSGYLEHWNEPFCTNCYSKSPGLMKLGKDITLGGLEIGLLTMKKGEAARFVFTPDYAYGRQGCPPLIPPNATVMFEVELLDFLDSDESDTFFELTAEQQDTFPLQKVLKVADTEREFGNYLYRKRHFEGAKDRYKRAFSILGRNPSTEVEQCQINAAKLLVLLNLSLTYLKLERPAQALAYGEKALEIDQRNAKALFRCGQACLCMTEYEKARDFLVRAQRIQPFNHDINNELKKLASCYKDYMEKEKEMCCRMFAPLNSSCG from the exons ATGGCGGGGCGCGGCGGAgccagggcccggccccggccccggcccggccccgggcgggggTGGCGGCTGGCAGGGGAGGCACCGGCActggtcccggtcccggtcgCGTCCCCGTCCCccttccagtgcctggagcGCGCCCGGGGCCTGCGGGACCTGAGCGGAGACGGGGGGGTGCGCAAGGAGGAGCTGCGCCCCGGGCGCGGGCCGGTCGTGCCGCCGGCCGCCTCCGTGGCAG TGAAGTACTCCGGGTACCTGGAACACTGGAATGAGCCCTTCTGCACAAACTGCTACAGCAAGTCTCCTGGGCTGATGAAACTTGGAAAAG ACATTACACTGGGGGGCCTGGAAATTGGCCTGCTGACAATGAAGAAGGGAGAGGCGGCAAGATTTGTCTTCACGCCAGATTACGCCTATGGGCGGCAGGGCTGTCCTCCTCTCATTCCCCCAAATGCCACCGTCATGTTCGAAGTGGAGTTGCTGGACTTTCTAGACTCGGATGAATCTGATACGTTCTTTGAGCTGACTGCT GAGCAGCAGGATACATTTCCACTACAAAAGGTGTTGAAAGTGGCAGACACGGAGAGAGAGTTTGGCAACTACCTCTACCGTAAGCGGCACTTTGAGGGTGCCAAAGACAGATACAAAAGG GCGTTCTCCATCCTCGGTCGCAACCCTTCCACTGAGGTAGAGCAGTGTCAGATCAATGCTGCCAAGTTGCTAGTGCTCCTGAATCTCTCACTTACTTACCTAAAACTGGAACGTCCTGCCCAAGCTTTGGCATATGGGGAGAAGGCCTTGGAGATTGACCAAAGAAACGCCAAAGCCCTGTTCAGGTGTGGCCAG GCTTGTCTCTGCATGACAGAATACGAAAAAGCACGGGATTTCCTGGTCAGAGCTCAGCGTATACAGCCATTTAACCACGATATTAACAATGAGCTGAAAAAGTTGGCAAG ctgCTACAAGGACTacatggaaaaggagaaagaaatgtgcTGCCGAATGTTTGCCCCTCTCAACTCTTCTTGTGGCTGA
- the FKBP6 gene encoding inactive peptidyl-prolyl cis-trans isomerase FKBP6 isoform X2: MAGRGGARARPRPRPGPGRGWRLAGEAPALVPVPVASPSPFQCLERARGLRDLSGDGGVRKEELRPGRGPVVPPAASVAVKYSGYLEHWNEPFCTNCYSKSPGLMKLGKDITLGGLEIGLLTMKKGEAARFVFTPDYAYGRQGCPPLIPPNATVMFEVELLDFLDSDESDTFFELTAAFSILGRNPSTEVEQCQINAAKLLVLLNLSLTYLKLERPAQALAYGEKALEIDQRNAKALFRCGQACLCMTEYEKARDFLVRAQRIQPFNHDINNELKKLASCYKDYMEKEKEMCCRMFAPLNSSCG, translated from the exons ATGGCGGGGCGCGGCGGAgccagggcccggccccggccccggcccggccccgggcgggggTGGCGGCTGGCAGGGGAGGCACCGGCActggtcccggtcccggtcgCGTCCCCGTCCCccttccagtgcctggagcGCGCCCGGGGCCTGCGGGACCTGAGCGGAGACGGGGGGGTGCGCAAGGAGGAGCTGCGCCCCGGGCGCGGGCCGGTCGTGCCGCCGGCCGCCTCCGTGGCAG TGAAGTACTCCGGGTACCTGGAACACTGGAATGAGCCCTTCTGCACAAACTGCTACAGCAAGTCTCCTGGGCTGATGAAACTTGGAAAAG ACATTACACTGGGGGGCCTGGAAATTGGCCTGCTGACAATGAAGAAGGGAGAGGCGGCAAGATTTGTCTTCACGCCAGATTACGCCTATGGGCGGCAGGGCTGTCCTCCTCTCATTCCCCCAAATGCCACCGTCATGTTCGAAGTGGAGTTGCTGGACTTTCTAGACTCGGATGAATCTGATACGTTCTTTGAGCTGACTGCT GCGTTCTCCATCCTCGGTCGCAACCCTTCCACTGAGGTAGAGCAGTGTCAGATCAATGCTGCCAAGTTGCTAGTGCTCCTGAATCTCTCACTTACTTACCTAAAACTGGAACGTCCTGCCCAAGCTTTGGCATATGGGGAGAAGGCCTTGGAGATTGACCAAAGAAACGCCAAAGCCCTGTTCAGGTGTGGCCAG GCTTGTCTCTGCATGACAGAATACGAAAAAGCACGGGATTTCCTGGTCAGAGCTCAGCGTATACAGCCATTTAACCACGATATTAACAATGAGCTGAAAAAGTTGGCAAG ctgCTACAAGGACTacatggaaaaggagaaagaaatgtgcTGCCGAATGTTTGCCCCTCTCAACTCTTCTTGTGGCTGA